The genome window TGGTTGCGGGGAGAGGATTTGAACCTCTGACCTTCGGGTTATGAGCCCGACGAGCTACCGGACTGCTCCACCCCGCAACGGCATCATAACAACTTGGACCGACACTGTCAAGGCTTGATTTCGCCGTCGCATCATGATAGAAAACGATCATGGCGGTTCTTCCGATACATGAATATCCGGACGCGGTCTTGAAGGCAAGGGCGAAGCCCGTGACCGAGTTCAACGATGACCTGCAAAAGCTGATCGACGACATGTTCGAGACGATGTATGCCGCGCCGGGGTTGGGCCTGGCCGCGCCGCAGATCGGACGGTCGCTGCGGCTGTTCGTTTACGACCTGAAAGAAGGGGAAGATCAACCGCGGCACAGCGGCGTTCTCATCAACCCGGAGTTTATTTCGAAGTCGGGAACCCAGACGGGGGAGGAAGGCTGTCTGAGCGTTTCGGAATATCGGACCCAGGTGACGCGGGCCAATAAGGTCGCCGTCAAGGGGATCGATCGAAACAGAAGGGAAATCACCG of Nitrospiria bacterium contains these proteins:
- the def gene encoding peptide deformylase, translated to MAVLPIHEYPDAVLKARAKPVTEFNDDLQKLIDDMFETMYAAPGLGLAAPQIGRSLRLFVYDLKEGEDQPRHSGVLINPEFISKSGTQTGEEGCLSVSEYRTQVTRANKVAVKGIDRNRREITVEGEGLMARLLQHEMDHLDGALFVDRISSLKRQMYLKRLKKRLKAESR